The following nucleotide sequence is from Perca flavescens isolate YP-PL-M2 chromosome 20, PFLA_1.0, whole genome shotgun sequence.
ACTGCCTCTGAAGCATCGAGGGCAGCTGTGTAGACAGACAGGAAAATATACGACTCGGACTGAAGACAgagaaaaatgtgttctgttcaAACAGCAATCTAGGTTTTGTATTTTGGCGAGACATTTTCACTTTGCACTGTGTGGATAACAAGATGACATCTCTTTTCCCAACTCTCCTGTTTGATTTTTTGCTCCTTTATTTTTCTGCACAGCAATAATGCAAACTAATCACTTCCTGTCCGTTGGAACCCAAGATGAGAAAATGGGTCCCTGTCTGTGTGACAGAGGATTTTTTTCTAGGGTGTTAGTAACAGCAAATGTGAAAGCTTTTTATGAACTGGAAATGACTTGAAGCAGTGATAAACTGTATACTTTTAAGGATTTCAAAGACACTGATGTATATGAAAATGTGGATTATTGCTCTCAAGACGCCACTGTTTAATAGAATTCACATCCATAAGCCCTGACCGTGTAAAACATAGTTGTTTTTTGGTGGGTTACTATTATTTAGAGAGCAGGCTGAAGCTATGTTCAATCATAAACcatcacaaaaacatgaacaaatgttGTACAGTGCCATCCCACCCCCACTCCGCCTGAAGATGAGAGACGACTTGACAAACCTGAGGTGTTAATGTATTCTAGCTCCGAGAACGCAGAGGCACACTGTGTGCACTGATGTGACATTAATGACAGAAACAGGACTGTCAAGTTAcacatgcacccacacacacatgcactcacatttCTGAGGCCCTCGGGTGATATTTTCCAACTATCAAGCAGCTTGCTGTGCGATATCGAACGTTTGCAGGATGGATTTTTGGGGGACTCCTCTAAGGGTGCATTTTGTTTGACAGTGATGCTGACAGGACAGAGCAAGACGACTAACACTTTGTCAGTTTCCTTCAGTCAGCTGGAACCTCATGTTTAAAATCAGGCTCATCAACAAATTGTCAGGGTTCATATTTGtcaggttggaaaaaaaataaactggtaTAGTTGAGACTAGTATGAAAGCTGATTTATGCCAGAAAAGAAATGTTGACAAAATAGTGATTACAAATATTAAAATGCTAATGGTGTATCAACATTTTGAATTACTAAGTGagataaaaagtcaaaattgTAATATAGCCATTTCATATAACATGAAACTGTGCTGCTGTGTCTGCTAATCATTTCATAACAAAATTAATGGAactataaaaaattaaatacataaaaatgcaGCATGGTTTGCAAAATGTTAGCTGGACGTACCTTGAACACCTCcttagggaggcgcccagggggtatccttaccagatgcccaaaccacctcaactggctccttttgacgcaaagGAGAAGCAGCTCTACTCAGAGGTCTTCACGGAtgaccctatctctaagggagatgccagccaccctcctgaggaaacccattttggccacTTGCACCCTGGCACTAGcaacattgtttgttttatctCCAGACATGTGCTGTCATCAGGAGCGCATCCATTCATTGTGACAAACCAGCCTTCCTTTAGGGCCTCATGCTGTTGTGACGCCTGCATGCGAATATCACAACTCTTTCATCACTTCAGCTGGGTGTGATGACTAGTAACCCAAAATATCTACGCTGCTtggaatattatttttttttaatgtatgtatCATGTGGAGGTTTTATTTGTTGCATCACTCAGTGGATGCAATCGCTTTTATTTCTGCCTTTAGggcagttatttttttttcccctcctctgAGCTGATGTGGGTTTTATCAGCAGCACCTCTATTAGATCATCAAACTCTCAATGTGATGTGCTATTTGAAACAATTATCTTGTAATCAATAAAACCATTTTAAACCAActttcatgcaaaaaaaaaatccaagttTTGTGGAAGCACTGGCTGATGTTGTGAGGCCAAAAGCATGTGTAATCATGTGAAATTTAACACATGCTCACAGGCAAATCCCTCAATAAGACAATGGAGTGACACATGGATGCCTCCCTTCTATGTCACTTAATTGATACACAATGGAGAATGTCGGTGTCACCGGCGGGGCGTAAAGTTAGCTGACAGACAGGCCATGTCAGATGTCAGCTTGCTGAGCGCTGTTCGACATGTCTCCTCCTGTGACTGACAACCGCCCCCAATTAACCTCCAACTCAAatacagacagaaaacacatacaagtacacctgctctctctctctctcacacacacacacacacacacacacacacacacactgggtgtGTGACAGCTGTGGAGCTTTGTCTTTATTCATTCGGCGCTAATTGACCTTGTTTTACAGAGCTCTCAGTTCATCCTCAGCAAGGGGAAAGCATTGTTTGCTTGCTGCATGTGTAGTCATCTGAGTAGCTACAGGCAATacatacattaataaataaatgcaatatGCTCAAGATAATTGTAAGGTTTTTCTATTCATTCTCAATGCATTCAAATGTTCAAGGTAAAACGTGAAACACAGCAGAATACTGATTTATTTTCACGGCTAATTAAATGCAGAAGCATTTGCGGAAGCAGCCTTCCAAAGTATGTCACTCTGGGTCCCTCTAGTGTGGTAACAGACAGATGGCACAAGGATTTTAATCCCAGTCTCTATTTATTCTCATTTAATACATAGGCCTGACAGAAGGTGTGATTTATTATGTAAAGTAACACACAGTGTAGAAGCATCATATGTGCACAATATTTCTAGTTTGCGTTATCTTCACAATACTGCATTAAAGAGGAAGAAGGCAGCGTTGCAGTGATAGAAGATTTACAAAAGCAAAGGGCAAGATATTAAGATATaagtcacaaaatgtaaagaaaagcaTTGCAGTACCAATCTCATATTCCTTTTGATTTGAAATATATTGCCTGGTGCCCTTTTTAGTTCAATTAAAGTGAAAGGCAGGAGCACAGTAGCAGATCACTACTATCAGCAGGTGGTAGAAATACCACATAATAAGGTGCTGTTATAAAACCAACCATACAAGAAAAATGTGGaagaaataacaaaataacataCATTTGTTATGGGTTGTTTTATATagctttgttacattttaacatttcacAAGATTTGAAAAGCATGAAAGGAGCTGTAGCACAACAAACTTTGTACAGATGCTAAGCAATGACCTACACACTTAGGCAAATGTGTACTGTAGGCCTACAACTAATTGCAGCCCTACAATAACGTTCATATAGGGTATTATTTAGCCTGCCTTCATTCATATAAATGGGCTAGACAGCTCAATTtagaggtacttgtactttacttgagtatttccattttatcctactttatacttctatctatctatctatctatctatcttagcGCCacttttaccagctgcaacatcaGGGTTGCCTTATTGCATTAAAGTAATTTAATATATGTTTGCATAATGAGCTTTTTTACTTTTGgtaaaagtatattttgatgccaaTACTTATGtaattttacttgagtaagttttgaaatgcagtacttttacttgtaataagagtatttttacactgtggtattacttttacttaaataaatttGATCTGAACTACTTTTACCACTGATTGCAGGACTGTTAGATTGCttagttttagctaggtgtaACCTACCTAATAAACGGTTAACTAATTATGTGTATGTCGAACCAAAGCCTTATTAGAGATTTTTCGGTCGAACTATGCAAAGCAAATTTACAAGGATCAAACTATTTCCGGTTCCGCCCACTCGCATAAGGGCCGAATGGTGCCAAATTCCAGATGAACAGCAGATTAATGTTGCCAATAGATCTTCGTGAAACACCAACGTGACAGAGAGAGTGAACTAAATACATTATTTTCTAAAGCAGAATCACGAGTGCGCAAGGTTATTGATTTCTGAGCTGCTGACTCCCGCTCAGTAGCCTACACGGTGAGCTGAGATAACACCCAGGACTTTCCGGTCCCATGGAGAAACGACAGCTGATGAAAGACGTCCTGCAGCGGTGCATAGACAGACATAAAGACGAGCTGCACAGTTTGAGTCTGGACATTTGGAGCCGACCTGAACTTGCCGGAAACGAGACACACGCGCACGACAGGCTGGTCCGCTTTTTTTCTCAGGACCAGACATGGACGGTAGAAAGTCACTACAAATTACCGACCGCATTCCGGGCCAGCTGGGGTGCGGTCGATGGCGGGGAGCGGGAGCAGCCGGGGCTGAACGTGGGGTTCCTGTGCGAGTACGACGCGCTTCCGGGCATCGGGCACGCGTGCGGGCATAACCTGATAGCAGAGGTTGGAGCTGCCGCAGCTTTGGGGCTGAAAGCTGCTTTAGAGAACCAGACTCAACTCCCTGAACCAGTGAAGGTAACCAGGGAACAGCCAGACGTCAAACTTTGTCCTTCAGTCAACTCCTTTGATTCATTTTAACAAAATGAGACTCAGTTCCTTCAACAGACAGCAGACAGAAGAAACATTTAGGCTACATTAGCCTATAGACCataatattaatatacatacatttatttttattacatagATGGCCTGATAATAACAAGTTGTGTGGATGCATCCTGGCTACAAGAGGTTTTCTAATAtgaagatattcatttttagttttttttagtttattctttactttaaaaaaaagttgtcaacATCCCCAATGACATTTCTGTGAGTCCAGAAACTTGACATTTGCACTTCCAATAATTAACCGAGACCGTAAAACTCTTTGTTTAGTCTAGGTTATAGCTAGTAAGTGGACGTTGAGTCAAAACCACTGTAGAGTGAACTTCTACCTCTGAGCTGAAAGCAATTGACTTTTTTGACCAGTCAGGCTGACTGACACAAATGAGCTGATGTGATGATGTCAAATGACTGAATTAAACACTTTTTCTACCAGATAACAGTTCTGGGAACTCCTGCAGAGGAGGATATAGGAGGCAAAATTCAATTGATCAAGGCAGGAGCCTTCGCTGACATCGACCTTGTCTTCATGGCTCACCCAGCTCAGCAAGACGCTTCTTTCCTGCCCTGTGTCGCAATCGTTGAGTAAGTTCCTGTTCAGATAATTTATAAATTCACAACTTGTCCTGTGTCCTCTAACCTCTACATATTTCAGATAACCCTTAACATGCTACATTACACAGTGTGTCAGTGAAGTACCATGGGAAGGCATCTCATGCTTCTGCATACCCTTGGGAGGGAGTGAATGCCCTGGATGCTGCTGTGCTGGCTTACAACAATCTCTCTGCACTCAGACAGCAACTCAAACCAGAGTGGAGGATTCACGGTAAGGAACAGGCAGAAACTGTGATCAGCTGAGCTTCAAAGTTCATTCCAAACAATCTCTCGTCGATGAGAGGTCCCTAATGTACATGGAACATTTATACATCTACAGTTCCATGACAACCGAGCAGCATTCATCTGCCGACACACTCATTGAAGAAGAATAGCAACCAGAGGGTACAGTGTGCGAACTAAAGGGGGAGCCAGGGGGAGGTTTGCTCCTGTTTATAAGACATGAGCTCACCTGAAAACATGATTTGGGAAATACTGGGGGTTCGCTAAAATATTGACAATGCTATTTTTGCTACAGTTTCTATTTTTGTTGAATCTTCATCATCGTGGATCATGCGTATAATATGGCTATTATTTAGGCATGAGGGTGATTCATCACTTATTCGTTTTAATTAAGATACTGGCATGCATGCTATTCTTGCCACCACCATTTGGTGGAGgcataatataaaaaatgtcactCCCTTTAACTCAAAAATCAGAAACGTTCTTAAGGTGTGTGGAGGTTTGATGTGGTCATCAAGTGATTGGTATATATCAGATGTGCTGACATTAAGCAAGGAGGCCTACATGGCGGGACATCAAAAGTCACGGTCCCcccacacataaaaaaaaagtgagcatCCCTGAAAGCCATGGTACAGTTTGCATACTGAGAGGGTATCTATGTCAGGCAATCTTTCCAAGTATCTGTAACGTATTTTCATCTGGCTTTTCAAATGTAGAGGGATGTTTTATATCTAATGGAAATCAGAAATAACACAATTGaactggtattttttttttgttatggaTGCATTTCTTCTTATCCTCCATTGTGTCCATTTTCTCTAATACAGGCATCATCAAACATGGAGGGGAGAAGCCCAACATTATCCCTGCCTACACGGAGTTAGAGTTTTATCTGCGTACGCCGCTGGTTAAGGATCTTTGTGACCTGAAGGCCAAAGCTGAGGCTTGCTTCAGGGCAGCTGCTGTTGCCACTGGCTGCCAAGTAAGCTTACCTAAAGTGTTTTCTTCCATTCGCTTCCCTTTGGCCCAGATGTAAGAAAAGACCATGTACGTTTTATATAGCTGAGAAATTCAATGTCGGAGTTACCTCTGCTGTTATACAACATgcccttttttttaacatgttcctGTAATTATGCTCTGAGTGTTATTCTACTGTTACATAATTAACCATTAACTCCAGGCTGCTTTTCTCTTGCGTCTGTACTTGCTTAAGGCAGATTTAACACATCACAGAGCATGCATTGGGCTCCATATTCTGTTGATGTATGGTAGTAATCTTTATTTTTGTAACAGAGATTTTATGAATGACGGTATACTTGTGTTGCCTTCAGGTAGAGATAATCTACCCAACCGATGGCTATGATAGCATTCTGCAAAATGCCACACTGGCAAACCTGTATGAAAATAATGGAAAAGCTTTGGGGATCCAGTTTCCAGAGCAGCCAGCCAACTTCTCTGgtatgtgaaaataaaaaataaatcatagaaACAGACATATTTATCTCTTACTGTCCCTGGTTTGTGcagaagaaatgtaaaaaagtgtATCAGCAGAACAGCAATCTAGTGTTTTTCCCAcaggttgtcttttttttgttgttcactAAATCAACAAAGAATCATTATTACAGAGTATTTATAATTATCTGGCAGGTTCTACAGACTTTGGCAACGTATCATTCATAGTTCCCGGTATCCATCCTTTCTTCTACATCTGCACCGACGCGTTTAACCACACTGAGGAATACACCGAAGCAGCAGGTACGGCAACTCGGTGGCTATTGAGCAGATGTTGTTTCTCGTGATGAAATTGAATTGCACTATGATCAGACAATTTCAGCCATCGTTATCTTTCCAGGTCACTCGGCTTGTCTGTTTAGTGTCTATTTGCTTAGATGCTTTATTTTCCTTCTCCACTTTTTTCCCTGTGCCAGGAGCTGAAAAGGCCCAGTTGTACACCCTGAGGACAGCCAAAGCCCTGGCTATGACAGCTGTGGATGTAGTATGCTGCCCTGTTCTGCTGAGGCAAGTGAGAGAGGACTTTAGACTAGCCAAACTGAAACAGGAGAAATGACTAGAAAGCAGTGATACAGCCTGGACAGCTCATAAATGAAAttactttaataataaatatagtACATGGGCTTTAACTCAAGAGCACATATTGGCATACAGCAATTCCAGCAGTTTGTATGGTTAGCGTTGGAGAATAGAGCTGTAAAACTATAACTCAACAAGGGCCTTTGCAAATCTCAAATGCCACCTTCATTAGGTTGGACGAGCTCATTCCCACTAGACTACTACTAACTGGTGCTCGCAGAGGTTCAATACCAACATGGGTACCTGTTTTTTCAGGTTGTGTGGTGCCAGGAACTGGAAAAAGTTACCTTTGCACACGCCACAATTTTAAATAGAAGGCTTAGGAGAAACTTACcccggatttccactggatgcggaacggctgcggaacggctgcggaacggctgcggaacggctgcggaacggctgcggaacggctgcggaacggctgcggaacggctgcggaacggctgcggaacGGCTCCGGAACGGCGGCGgggtcattaggtttccattaaagtcaatgtgtgtatttcaacTGGTTGCATAACtgctgcgttccgactccggCACAGCTCCGGCGGCCCGTGGCCCTCCATATCAGATACGCatagcttctatttttgccggatgccggagagctccgcagcaattcagcacacggcagatagtgcgggacaggaagtcgagcacagaagcaaaataaaacatccggttaattttcaaaataaaatacaccgtgctcatggcggatcatattttcctgcactacaccttgaaaacacagcacagagttgtttcccctctagtcctctggatggaaacaaactgttgttggttttatGGTTCTATTCTGCGTGAATtcgagaacttgtgggtcctcgtgactacagctgtcagtcatggccgcagccgtgccACAACAAATCTGGACCTAGTGGGTATTGATGGActgcggagcacgcagcagacatgcagtggagccggtccgcagccgttacgcatcctGTGGAAATCCGGGGTAAGAAGTGTACGTTTAACATCCTAGTTaccattttatgtaatttttttcatATAGTTTTTAGCCATGGCTTTATGGTAAAGTCTAGTGGttggttggtccaccactttggtccagactgaaaatcaacaactattggatggattaagATGAAATGTTGTACAAACTTTCAGTTTATACAATATTCAGATTATGAGACCTACTGGGGATCCTGGTAGACTTTTGAGGTTAGAGATTTTGGTTTTTACAACTATTGGATCTTTTTTTTCAATACCTGCAAAACCTTTACATCATCCTTAGCTGTAGTTTGCATTTAGTGCTAATTAacaaatgtcagcatgctaaacTAGGAtgtgttagcatttagcatcGCTGTGCCTAAGTCCAGTCTCACGGAGTCGCTAGCATTGCTGTAGACTTagtttgtccatccatccatccatcgtcATCCGCTTATCTGGGGACGGGTTGCGAAATGTTTGtattgaaattattttattaatgatgATATAGGTATTTATTGTGTTGGTATGATGATGTTGCCCATTCACCTGGACTTTTGCATCTTTACATCAAGaaccacaatttaaaaaagcctAAACTTGTAGTTGTGATttgatgtactgtaaat
It contains:
- the LOC114546674 gene encoding peptidase M20 domain-containing protein 2 isoform X1 gives rise to the protein MEKRQLMKDVLQRCIDRHKDELHSLSLDIWSRPELAGNETHAHDRLVRFFSQDQTWTVESHYKLPTAFRASWGAVDGGEREQPGLNVGFLCEYDALPGIGHACGHNLIAEVGAAAALGLKAALENQTQLPEPVKITVLGTPAEEDIGGKIQLIKAGAFADIDLVFMAHPAQQDASFLPCVAIVDVSVKYHGKASHASAYPWEGVNALDAAVLAYNNLSALRQQLKPEWRIHGIIKHGGEKPNIIPAYTELEFYLRTPLVKDLCDLKAKAEACFRAAAVATGCQVEIIYPTDGYDSILQNATLANLYENNGKALGIQFPEQPANFSGSTDFGNVSFIVPGIHPFFYICTDAFNHTEEYTEAAGAEKAQLYTLRTAKALAMTAVDVVCCPVLLRQVREDFRLAKLKQEK
- the LOC114546674 gene encoding peptidase M20 domain-containing protein 2 isoform X2, whose translation is MEKRQLMKDVLQRCIDRHKDELHSLSLDIWSRPELAGNETHAHDRLVRFFSQDQTWTVESHYKLPTAFRASWGAVDGGEREQPGLNVGFLCEYDALPGIGHACGHNLIAEVGAAAALGLKAALENQTQLPEPVKITVLGTPAEEDIGGKIQLIKAGAFADIDLVFMAHPAQQDASFLPCVAIVDVSVKYHGKASHASAYPWEGVNALDAAVLAYNNLSALRQQLKPEWRIHGIIKHGGEKPNIIPAYTELEFYLRTPLVKDLCDLKAKAEACFRAAAVATGCQVEIIYPTDGYDSILQNATLANLYENNGKALGIQFPEQPANFSGSTDFGNVSFIVPGIHPFFYICTDAFNHTEEYTEAAGAEKAQLYTLRTAKALAMTAVDVVCCPVLLSFLSFLSCTVER